AGCCCACGCCCATTGAGAGACGAGAGAGTATCTTACTTATCCACTCGTTCCTTTAAATTACCAGTTTTCTGAAACGAGATTCTAAGCAATTGCTTCTAATATTTTTATTTGAAGAATTGCAAATATATATTTTTTCTGAAGCCAATATAAGAAAAGTCCAAATCATTCGCTAACGCAAACAGTATTTTTTTGATAATTCCATTGATTTGGCATTATTATTAAATATGGCAAAGGATAAAAAAAATAAGAATGAGTTAAACAAGGCTAATGTCTTAGTCAATAAATATTTATGTAATTTTATTTCTGATAAATTCTTGCATACTTACCATGATCAATATGGTGCTGAAATTTCACAAAATAAGTACGCTAGTTCTTGTGGGCTATCTTCTTCAACGCTCACCAAATTGAAAAATCCAGAGGGTTATGAAATCCCTTTGTCAACTATATATAACATATGTAGATATGAAAAATATTCTTTGAAAGACCTTTTTACAGAATTTGAGGAGAAATATGGAACGAATATCCCACTATAAGTAAATTTACTTAAAGGTTATGACCAAAACTAGAGCAAGAGCGATGAATTCAGTTTGGAAATATTAAAATGGACTCTTAGTTTTGTGCAAAGGTTACCATGTAACTCCAAATATGTAACTTCATCTATAGAGATAGACTCCTCCCATTCCATCAGGTCTTCCAAAATGGTCTCCAGACCGTAACATCTAAACACCATAAAATCATGACAATCAGATGCCATAAGAGCTTGCTTGGATTCCATGTACAATGCCATGGCAATACTATTGGTAGATAGTATATATTCAGGCTCTGTAGTGTTCATAGTATTAAGTTTATATATAAACTTAATAAAACTTGAAATCTTTTTCAAATAAAACTCCGGATATTACACAATACTTTTAAATTTTAATCCTTTCACAGATTTTTTATATCCAATCTGATCATCATTAATGTTTTCGTCTTGAAATACCAATGATGATGAACTTTTCATTTCAAATCTTAGTCCATAATTAATATTATTATCTTGTTTTTATTCCTCTCTTTTTTCATCCCAAAGCACATTTATTTCTCCCATGGAAATTCCATCGCTCATAAAAGAGCTTTGCCTGGATGTTCTGGTAAAGCGTATTGAAAAAAATGCTTTGCATAATCCTTTTCCATATTTTTTCCAATACCCTTTCAGTGGCTTTCTTAGCCACCATAATTACACACCACATAAACACTAGGTGTTAAAAATTCTACAACATATTGGCAAGCTTTCTAATTACTCAGATATGCTGCTGAATAGTTTAGGATACCATATAAATTCTATTTAATTTTACTTTAAAACAAACCGAAAGAATCGCTCCAAAATCGCCATTGATAAACCATGTTGAAGCAGGTTCGTGTAATAGTTCTTTGCATATCCTTTCCTCAGTTGTCATAATTACTGGCTTATTTTTTTATCCAATCATGATTGTATGCTTTAAATATGTCTCGTTTTATATAGCCATAAATTTAATTTCATAAGGCAATATGGTTAGTTCGGTATTATATTCCAGATATGCCATTAACAAAAGTATCCACAAAATCTAAAATTTTATTCAATATTCGGTCGCCCACTTCTTTAGATTTTAGAACACTAGGTCTTCCTTCTATACGAAGGTCTAAAATTTCTTTTCTTAAGGGTTCTCTTTCTGTAAAAAGATAATTTTCTATCAATTTTTCAGTTTTTTCATCAGAAAGATTTTCTGTTTTTACCAAATCTTGAAGTGCTTTTTCTTGTTCTTCATTCCAGAATTTTTCAAATACCTCGGGGATTATATCGGTATCGTCAATGTAAGGTAAACTTTCTTGAATAAATTTTTCAATCAGTTCTCTTTTACTTCTTAATGACACTTCGGTATTTAATAAGTTTGAAATCTCTTTTTCAATACTTTCCTTATCTTTTGAACTGTGTTTTAATTTAAACTTAATCAATAATTGAATAATGTAGG
This genomic window from Mariniflexile sp. TRM1-10 contains:
- a CDS encoding helix-turn-helix domain-containing protein, producing the protein MAKDKKNKNELNKANVLVNKYLCNFISDKFLHTYHDQYGAEISQNKYASSCGLSSSTLTKLKNPEGYEIPLSTIYNICRYEKYSLKDLFTEFEEKYGTNIPL